From a single Gimesia fumaroli genomic region:
- a CDS encoding ArsR/SmtB family transcription factor, with product MITKETPDFNGQALEEAAECLKVLAHPARIRIVQLLLRGRYTVGELAEDCGIPSNVASEHLRLMQRCGFFTSEREGRSVYYQVAEPHLNKMMACIEGRFFQK from the coding sequence ATGATTACAAAAGAAACCCCCGATTTTAACGGACAGGCGCTGGAAGAGGCTGCAGAGTGCCTCAAAGTTTTAGCGCATCCTGCCCGAATTCGAATTGTGCAACTGCTTCTGCGCGGCCGCTATACCGTTGGCGAGTTGGCAGAAGATTGTGGTATTCCCAGCAACGTCGCGTCTGAGCATTTGCGTCTGATGCAGCGGTGTGGGTTTTTCACAAGTGAACGTGAAGGTCGTAGCGTCTATTATCAGGTTGCCGAGCCGCACTTGAATAAAATGATGGCCTGCATTGAAGGACGTTTTTTCCAGAAGTGA
- the katG gene encoding catalase/peroxidase HPI, which produces MIKTTHFARVIVGCSVLCIATAGFAQKHPSLTKDGGKQDISKCPVMGAQKSPSQRHTAAGGMSNGDWWPNQLNLDILHQNSLKSNPMGEDFNYAEEFQKLDLKAVKKDIKELMTTSQDWWPADYGHYGPLFIRMAWHSAGTYRVSDGRGGASDGTQRFAPLNSWPDNANLDKARRLLWPIKQKYGRKISWADLMVLTGNCALESMGFKTFGFAGGRADVWEPQKDVYWGPESEWLGSKRYKDDKKLDNPLAATQMGLIYVNPEGPGGKPDPLASAQAIRETFGNMAMNDEETVALIAGGHTFGKAHGAASPKGNVGPEPEGASLAEQGLGWKNKFGKGNADDTITSGLEGAWTATPTEWSNGYFNNLFGYEWELTKSPAGAYQWTPKEESAKGTVPDAHDPSKSHSPMMFTTDLALKMDPAYGKISKRFHENPDQFAKAFAKAWYKLTHRDMGPVSRCLGPEVPEAQLWQDPVPAVDHKLIDKQDIAELKAKILAADLSVPELVSTAWASASTFRGSDMRGGANGARIRLAPQKDWKANDPATLAKVLPKLEQIQSEFNSAQSDGKKVSLADLIVLGGCAAVEKAAKKGGHEVQIPFAPGRTDATQEMTDVASFAVLEPKADGFRNYQDHGTTYDRPAEEMLVDRANLLTLTAPEMTALVGGLRVLNANSGKSPLGVFTKRPGTLSNDFFVNLLDMNTKWQKSPMCEHFYEGRDRKTDQMKWMASSVDLVFGSNSQLRAIAEVYASEDSQKKFVNDFAAAWTKVMNLDRFDLDPALKNGSKSVALQQR; this is translated from the coding sequence ATGATCAAGACAACGCACTTCGCTCGTGTCATAGTGGGCTGTTCGGTGCTCTGCATCGCGACGGCCGGCTTCGCCCAGAAACATCCGTCCCTCACGAAAGACGGTGGGAAACAGGATATCAGTAAGTGCCCGGTGATGGGTGCACAAAAAAGTCCGTCCCAGAGACACACTGCGGCCGGGGGCATGTCAAACGGGGACTGGTGGCCGAATCAGTTGAATCTGGACATCCTGCATCAGAATTCACTCAAAAGTAATCCGATGGGGGAAGATTTTAATTACGCTGAAGAGTTTCAGAAGCTCGATTTGAAAGCAGTGAAGAAGGACATCAAAGAATTGATGACCACTTCCCAAGACTGGTGGCCCGCGGACTACGGTCACTATGGTCCGTTGTTCATTCGGATGGCCTGGCACAGTGCAGGTACCTACCGCGTGTCTGACGGTCGCGGCGGTGCATCGGATGGCACACAACGCTTCGCCCCCCTCAACAGTTGGCCTGACAACGCAAACCTGGATAAGGCTCGTCGGTTGCTCTGGCCGATCAAACAAAAATACGGCCGAAAAATTTCATGGGCCGACCTGATGGTCTTAACCGGTAACTGCGCCCTGGAGTCAATGGGATTCAAGACATTTGGTTTTGCCGGAGGCCGTGCTGATGTCTGGGAACCGCAAAAGGACGTTTACTGGGGACCGGAAAGTGAGTGGCTGGGTAGCAAACGTTACAAAGATGATAAAAAACTCGATAACCCTCTTGCCGCGACACAGATGGGTTTGATCTATGTCAATCCGGAAGGTCCCGGTGGTAAGCCGGATCCGCTGGCATCAGCGCAGGCCATTCGCGAAACCTTCGGAAACATGGCGATGAATGATGAAGAGACCGTGGCTTTGATAGCTGGCGGTCACACCTTTGGTAAAGCACATGGTGCCGCCAGTCCTAAAGGGAACGTCGGTCCCGAACCCGAAGGCGCCAGTCTTGCGGAACAGGGACTCGGCTGGAAGAACAAATTTGGCAAAGGGAACGCAGATGACACGATCACGAGTGGTCTGGAAGGAGCTTGGACTGCGACCCCGACAGAGTGGTCGAACGGCTATTTCAATAATCTGTTTGGTTACGAATGGGAATTGACAAAAAGTCCGGCAGGTGCGTACCAGTGGACTCCCAAAGAGGAATCTGCGAAAGGAACCGTGCCGGATGCACATGATCCTTCCAAGTCTCATTCACCGATGATGTTCACGACGGACCTGGCTTTGAAGATGGATCCGGCTTATGGAAAGATTTCCAAACGTTTCCATGAAAATCCGGATCAGTTCGCTAAGGCCTTTGCCAAGGCGTGGTACAAGCTGACTCACCGGGATATGGGACCTGTCTCGCGATGTCTTGGTCCGGAAGTGCCTGAAGCACAATTGTGGCAAGACCCCGTTCCGGCCGTCGATCACAAATTGATCGATAAGCAGGATATTGCAGAGCTCAAGGCGAAAATCCTGGCAGCGGACCTGTCCGTTCCCGAGTTAGTTTCGACAGCGTGGGCATCGGCATCGACCTTCCGTGGCAGTGATATGCGTGGTGGTGCCAATGGAGCACGTATTCGTCTTGCCCCACAGAAAGACTGGAAAGCGAACGATCCTGCTACGTTAGCAAAGGTTCTGCCGAAGCTGGAGCAGATTCAATCGGAATTCAACAGTGCTCAGTCGGATGGTAAAAAAGTCTCACTGGCTGACCTGATTGTTCTGGGGGGATGTGCCGCAGTTGAAAAAGCGGCAAAGAAAGGCGGACATGAGGTTCAGATTCCTTTCGCGCCAGGGCGTACCGACGCGACTCAGGAAATGACCGATGTAGCGTCATTCGCTGTGTTGGAGCCAAAGGCAGACGGGTTCCGTAACTATCAGGATCACGGTACTACTTACGACAGACCTGCAGAAGAAATGCTGGTCGATCGTGCCAATCTGCTGACGCTGACTGCGCCGGAAATGACTGCTCTGGTGGGCGGTTTGCGCGTGCTGAATGCGAATTCCGGGAAATCGCCGCTGGGTGTGTTTACCAAGCGTCCGGGAACGCTGAGCAATGACTTCTTCGTGAACCTGCTCGACATGAACACGAAGTGGCAGAAGTCTCCCATGTGTGAGCACTTTTATGAAGGTCGCGACCGTAAGACGGACCAGATGAAATGGATGGCCAGTTCGGTCGATCTTGTGTTCGGTTCGAATTCACAGTTGCGCGCCATCGCGGAAGTGTATGCCAGTGAAGACTCGCAGAAGAAATTTGTCAATGACTTCGCAGCTGCCTGGACGAAGGTTATGAATCTGGATCGATTCGACCTTGATCCTGCTCTGAAGAACGGATCGAAGTCTGTAGCACTTCAACAACGCTAA
- a CDS encoding sulfatase-like hydrolase/transferase — protein sequence MTTSRRNLFLAVLVLAGLCLPLNRSEADTQTKSRPNILFLFSDDQRADAIAAYDNPHIQTPNLDTLVKTGFSFRNAFCMGSIHGAVCQPSRAMLNSGRTLYHVPMDLKGVITLPQLLKQAGYTTFGTGKWHNQRDSFQKSFTTGTAAFIGGMSNHLKVPVVDLKNGKFQNKRQGAKFSSELFVDAAVDFLKQQPKDKPFYAYVAFTAPHDPRMPPASAMKPYQNAQPPLPKNFKPQHPFNNGWMTGRDEALTGWPRQPEIIREQLAEYYGMITDMDSHIGRILNTLKDKGFDKNTIVVFSSDHGLALGSHGLLGKQNLYEHSMKAPLIFKGPGIPQNKSTDALVYLYDIFPTVCDLTHITVPPGVEGSDLAPIWRGKTDRVRDSLFTTYEDLMRAVRDDRWKLIRYPQINKTQLFDLKEDPHELQDLSQNPGQKERVQKMLAQLKDWQKKTDDKQPLTSDHPKPENIDLTGRKRKPDQHQPDWIVKKYFDSE from the coding sequence ATGACAACATCGAGACGTAATCTGTTTTTGGCAGTACTCGTTTTAGCAGGGCTCTGCCTGCCTTTGAATCGAAGTGAAGCAGACACGCAAACCAAATCGCGTCCTAACATCCTGTTTCTGTTTAGTGATGACCAGCGGGCCGACGCCATTGCCGCCTATGATAATCCCCATATTCAAACGCCGAATCTGGATACGCTGGTGAAAACCGGTTTCAGTTTTCGGAATGCCTTTTGTATGGGGTCGATTCATGGAGCCGTCTGCCAACCCAGCCGGGCGATGCTCAACAGTGGACGCACGCTCTATCACGTACCCATGGATCTGAAGGGAGTCATCACACTGCCTCAATTATTGAAGCAGGCAGGTTACACCACGTTCGGAACGGGGAAATGGCACAACCAGCGTGACTCATTCCAGAAGAGTTTCACAACCGGCACCGCTGCTTTTATCGGAGGCATGTCGAACCACTTAAAAGTTCCTGTCGTTGATTTGAAAAATGGAAAGTTTCAGAACAAACGGCAGGGCGCCAAGTTTTCGAGCGAATTATTCGTTGACGCGGCTGTCGATTTCCTGAAGCAGCAGCCTAAAGACAAACCCTTCTATGCCTATGTCGCTTTCACAGCGCCTCACGATCCTCGTATGCCACCTGCTTCAGCTATGAAGCCTTATCAAAACGCACAACCGCCGCTACCGAAAAACTTCAAACCTCAGCATCCGTTTAACAACGGCTGGATGACAGGCCGGGATGAAGCATTAACGGGCTGGCCGCGACAGCCGGAAATCATTCGCGAGCAGCTGGCAGAATATTACGGCATGATCACGGACATGGACTCACACATCGGGCGAATCTTGAACACACTCAAAGACAAAGGGTTCGACAAGAATACGATTGTCGTGTTCTCTTCCGATCATGGGTTGGCGCTGGGCAGTCATGGTTTACTCGGAAAACAGAATCTGTACGAGCACAGCATGAAGGCACCGTTGATTTTCAAAGGCCCCGGCATCCCGCAAAACAAATCGACTGATGCACTGGTTTATCTGTACGATATCTTTCCGACGGTTTGTGATCTGACCCATATCACAGTTCCCCCCGGAGTCGAAGGTTCAGATCTGGCACCGATCTGGAGAGGTAAAACAGACCGCGTTCGTGATTCGCTGTTTACGACCTATGAAGACTTGATGCGGGCGGTTCGCGATGATCGCTGGAAACTGATCCGCTATCCGCAAATCAATAAGACGCAACTCTTTGATCTTAAAGAAGATCCTCATGAACTACAGGACCTGTCCCAGAATCCGGGGCAAAAAGAGCGGGTGCAGAAGATGCTGGCACAGTTGAAGGACTGGCAGAAAAAAACGGACGACAAGCAGCCGCTCACATCTGATCATCCCAAGCCGGAAAACATCGATTTAACGGGGCGAAAGCGAAAACCAGACCAGCACCAACCTGACTGGATCGTCAAAAAATACTTCGATTCTGAATGA
- a CDS encoding phenylacetate--CoA ligase family protein, translated as MNESPNRPENQSREVIEARQLQRLQELVKEVSASNPFWQNKWQAAGVTAESIQSLSDLQKLPITTKSELVEDHSSHLPYGTNLTYPLEQYTRMHQTSGTTGSPMRWLDTKASWDWFGECWAQIYRIVGLYPEDRVFFPFSFGPFIGFWAAFEGATRLGNFCLAGGGMGSEARLRMILDNKITAVCCTPTYALRLAEVAEAENIDLASSRVRALIVAGEPGGNIEATKLRIGQAWGARVFDHWGMTEIGALGIEPLENPGGLNILETECIAEIVNPETLEPVERGEQGELIITNLGRIGSPLIRYRTGDLVCEDTDACPSGRALLRLKGGILGRADDMVIIRGNNVFPSSLEAILRTFDQLAEYRIEVRTIRAMQHMKIELEPIESITSDEQQQQLVKEVTSAIKDRLNFQAEVTAVPPGSLPRFELKGRRFFKID; from the coding sequence ATGAATGAGTCACCAAACCGGCCGGAAAACCAGAGTCGGGAAGTAATCGAAGCACGCCAACTGCAACGTTTGCAAGAACTTGTGAAAGAGGTCTCTGCTTCCAATCCTTTCTGGCAAAACAAGTGGCAGGCAGCAGGTGTGACGGCTGAGTCAATTCAAAGCCTGTCCGACCTGCAGAAATTGCCGATCACGACGAAATCCGAACTGGTGGAAGACCATTCGTCACATCTCCCTTATGGAACGAACCTGACCTACCCGCTGGAACAATACACGCGGATGCACCAGACATCAGGAACCACCGGTTCCCCGATGCGCTGGCTGGATACCAAAGCCAGCTGGGACTGGTTTGGCGAATGCTGGGCGCAAATTTATCGGATCGTAGGCCTCTATCCGGAAGACCGGGTTTTCTTTCCCTTTTCCTTCGGCCCCTTTATTGGATTCTGGGCCGCCTTTGAAGGTGCCACGCGGCTGGGAAATTTCTGCCTGGCAGGGGGGGGCATGGGAAGTGAAGCGCGGCTGCGCATGATTCTGGATAACAAAATCACCGCAGTCTGCTGTACGCCGACTTATGCGCTGCGACTGGCCGAAGTGGCTGAAGCAGAGAACATCGATCTGGCCAGTAGTCGAGTGCGGGCTTTGATCGTGGCCGGAGAGCCGGGGGGAAATATCGAAGCGACCAAGCTGCGGATTGGACAGGCCTGGGGAGCACGCGTTTTTGATCATTGGGGCATGACGGAAATTGGTGCATTGGGAATTGAACCACTGGAAAATCCGGGAGGCTTGAACATTCTTGAAACGGAATGCATCGCCGAGATCGTGAATCCGGAAACGCTGGAGCCCGTGGAACGGGGAGAGCAGGGGGAGTTAATCATCACGAACCTGGGACGGATTGGTTCACCGCTGATTCGTTACCGTACCGGAGATCTGGTTTGTGAAGATACTGATGCCTGCCCGTCCGGTCGCGCGTTACTGCGACTGAAGGGAGGGATTTTGGGACGCGCCGATGACATGGTCATCATTCGCGGCAATAACGTTTTTCCTTCCAGTCTGGAAGCCATCCTCCGCACCTTCGATCAGCTGGCAGAATATCGTATCGAAGTCCGTACGATTCGTGCGATGCAGCATATGAAAATTGAACTGGAGCCAATTGAATCCATTACGTCCGATGAACAACAGCAACAACTCGTGAAAGAAGTCACCAGCGCGATTAAAGATCGTTTGAACTTTCAGGCTGAAGTCACTGCAGTGCCTCCCGGCTCACTACCGCGTTTCGAGCTGAAAGGCCGCCGCTTCTTCAAAATTGACTGA
- a CDS encoding outer membrane protein assembly factor BamB family protein, giving the protein MKALLATVTLSLLIASTTFAGNWPGWRGPTSNGVAEGSGYPVSWGSDKNILWEVDFPGVSGSTPVIWGDDLFLTTTSEGKNRVLCLNKNTGKKKWETDFGTERAGKHKKGSGSSPSPATDDQFVFAYFKSGDLACLNKEGKILWQKNLQKEYGEDTLWWDLGTSPVLTNKLVVIACMQSDNSYLVAFDKATGKEVWKQDRNLDAPEEANQSYSTPVVVNQDGKELIYVLGADHVTAHDAGSGKELWRAGGLNPTQHKYFRSISSPVVSDGFLIAPYARGGSVTGIELGGKGDVTKSHVAWTNEAKGDFSDVPTPAAINGRFYICADKGEVLCFDVKTGKKIWGDRLPRSRHKFSASPILADGHIYVTREDGTTFVLDQGDQFKVVSENPLEGFALATPVFSDGKIYLKMTDKLYCIGKK; this is encoded by the coding sequence ATGAAAGCTTTATTGGCAACAGTCACGCTATCTCTGTTGATTGCATCCACCACGTTTGCCGGCAACTGGCCTGGCTGGCGCGGCCCGACTTCCAACGGCGTCGCAGAGGGAAGCGGCTATCCTGTTTCCTGGGGCAGCGACAAAAACATTCTCTGGGAAGTCGACTTTCCCGGCGTCAGCGGTTCGACACCCGTGATCTGGGGCGATGATCTGTTCCTGACGACTACTTCCGAAGGAAAGAACCGCGTTCTCTGCCTGAATAAAAATACCGGCAAGAAAAAATGGGAAACAGACTTCGGCACAGAACGCGCCGGGAAACACAAAAAAGGAAGTGGCAGCAGTCCTTCGCCGGCCACCGACGATCAATTTGTCTTTGCCTACTTCAAGAGCGGTGATCTGGCCTGCCTCAATAAAGAAGGAAAAATTCTCTGGCAGAAAAACCTGCAGAAAGAATATGGCGAAGATACACTCTGGTGGGACCTGGGAACATCTCCCGTTTTGACGAATAAACTGGTTGTCATCGCCTGTATGCAGAGTGACAACTCTTATCTTGTCGCCTTTGATAAAGCCACCGGAAAAGAAGTCTGGAAGCAGGATCGAAATCTGGATGCACCGGAAGAAGCCAACCAGAGTTATTCGACTCCTGTTGTCGTGAATCAGGATGGGAAAGAACTGATTTATGTACTCGGTGCCGATCACGTGACCGCCCATGATGCCGGTTCGGGTAAAGAACTCTGGCGGGCCGGTGGTTTGAATCCGACACAGCATAAATACTTCCGTTCGATCTCTTCTCCCGTTGTCAGCGACGGATTTCTGATTGCTCCTTACGCCCGCGGCGGTTCCGTGACCGGAATTGAGCTGGGCGGAAAAGGCGATGTAACCAAGTCGCATGTTGCCTGGACGAATGAAGCCAAGGGAGATTTCTCTGACGTTCCGACACCTGCCGCCATCAATGGTCGCTTCTACATCTGTGCCGACAAAGGCGAGGTTCTCTGTTTTGACGTCAAAACCGGGAAGAAAATCTGGGGCGATCGCCTGCCTCGCAGCCGTCACAAATTCAGTGCCTCACCAATTCTGGCCGATGGTCATATTTACGTTACACGTGAAGATGGTACGACCTTCGTCCTGGATCAAGGTGATCAGTTCAAAGTCGTCTCCGAAAACCCGCTGGAAGGTTTTGCGCTCGCGACTCCGGTTTTCTCAGACGGAAAAATCTATCTGAAGATGACAGACAAACTTTACTGCATCGGGAAAAAATAA
- a CDS encoding SGNH/GDSL hydrolase family protein, translating to MNSVFRFALLFNLCLFLYCGTSHAEEPAKPETEQKAQDPLRLILPEIIYAVPGMETNIYFDNVCLVLNPANYVFDVHCNRGHLQNERWTFTPEEKEVGDYKFTLNVLDQKNQIVASKESRLRVVPQDAGKEKTASILMIGDSLTHNSIYPKHVRDLSQKFQGPALKLIGSHNPKNEEGVQHEGYGGWTAVRFATHFKETARTGNYRERGSPFLYADQEGKPKLDFPRYCKEFNAGTAPDLVTIFLGPNDVYSATDETIAERTDTMINHLDILVKMIHDFNPQTKIGLMLPVPPAATQDAFSTTNGRGQTRWQYKRNQHHVVERLNSHFGAKEKQQIYLVPTHLNLDCVHNYPAKSVPFNAHNPEKTVRQNNAVHPATSGYLQIGDSLFAWIKEVSK from the coding sequence ATGAATTCTGTATTTCGATTTGCATTACTCTTCAATCTCTGCCTGTTCCTTTATTGTGGTACGTCTCATGCAGAGGAACCAGCGAAACCTGAGACCGAACAGAAGGCGCAAGATCCTTTACGGTTGATTTTGCCTGAGATCATTTATGCGGTTCCCGGAATGGAAACCAACATTTATTTTGACAACGTTTGTCTGGTGTTGAATCCCGCGAATTATGTGTTTGACGTGCACTGTAATAGAGGGCATTTACAGAATGAACGCTGGACGTTCACTCCTGAAGAAAAAGAAGTTGGCGATTACAAATTCACGTTAAATGTACTCGACCAGAAGAATCAGATTGTTGCTTCAAAGGAATCAAGACTTCGTGTTGTTCCCCAGGATGCTGGAAAAGAGAAGACGGCCAGCATCCTGATGATTGGTGACAGTTTGACACACAACTCGATCTACCCGAAACATGTTCGCGATCTGAGCCAGAAATTTCAAGGGCCTGCTCTGAAACTGATTGGCTCGCATAACCCGAAGAACGAAGAAGGCGTGCAGCATGAAGGCTATGGTGGCTGGACCGCCGTACGTTTTGCGACGCACTTTAAAGAGACAGCCCGTACCGGCAACTACCGTGAGCGAGGCAGCCCATTTTTATATGCAGATCAAGAGGGGAAACCGAAACTGGATTTTCCCCGTTACTGTAAAGAGTTCAACGCAGGTACAGCGCCGGACCTGGTCACAATTTTTCTGGGACCTAATGATGTTTACTCTGCCACTGATGAAACGATAGCAGAGCGAACCGACACAATGATCAATCACCTCGATATTCTGGTGAAGATGATTCACGATTTTAATCCCCAGACCAAAATCGGTTTGATGTTGCCAGTGCCTCCCGCGGCGACTCAGGATGCATTTAGCACTACCAACGGTCGTGGCCAGACCCGCTGGCAATACAAGCGCAATCAACACCATGTCGTTGAACGACTCAACTCACACTTCGGAGCTAAAGAGAAACAACAGATTTATCTGGTGCCAACCCATCTAAACCTGGATTGCGTCCACAATTATCCCGCTAAGAGTGTTCCTTTCAACGCACATAACCCTGAGAAAACGGTACGGCAAAACAACGCCGTTCACCCGGCTACCAGTGGTTATCTGCAGATTGGAGACAGCCTGTTTGCCTGGATTAAAGAAGTCTCAAAATAG
- a CDS encoding metallophosphoesterase family protein: MANLTFLQNEPLGRRAFLKNGTLFLAGVSSPALGMLSARAEETKQRGTVRVGLVTDLHYADKPPAGSRHYRETIAKLKEVVGQFQSDRPDFVVFHGDLIDSGESLEQEKVHLQTVVKAISAMPFPKHYVLGNHCVDQLKKVEFLQGVGQKASYYSFDKNGFHFVVLDSCFKSDGTPYGRRNFKWTDANVPPPELEWLQTDLKQTTHPTIIFAHQPLDLKDTDAHAVKNSSEVRKVLEQSGKVAAVFQGHSHRNHYSEIGGIHYCTMVAMVEGAGLSNNGYSTLDLLEDGSLVLNGFRKQDDYHWKKS; the protein is encoded by the coding sequence ATGGCAAATCTGACTTTTCTGCAAAATGAACCACTGGGGAGACGTGCTTTCCTCAAAAATGGCACCCTGTTTCTGGCAGGAGTTTCTTCTCCTGCGCTGGGAATGCTATCAGCCCGTGCGGAAGAAACCAAACAACGAGGCACCGTGCGGGTCGGGTTAGTGACTGATCTGCATTACGCCGACAAGCCGCCCGCCGGCTCCCGACACTACCGCGAAACGATTGCGAAGCTGAAAGAAGTCGTGGGGCAGTTTCAGAGTGATCGACCCGATTTCGTCGTCTTTCATGGCGACCTGATTGATTCAGGGGAATCGCTGGAGCAGGAAAAAGTTCATCTGCAAACGGTCGTCAAAGCGATCTCGGCGATGCCGTTTCCCAAACATTATGTCCTGGGAAACCATTGTGTCGATCAGTTGAAAAAAGTGGAATTTCTGCAAGGCGTCGGCCAGAAGGCCTCTTATTATTCATTCGACAAAAACGGCTTTCATTTTGTAGTACTCGACTCCTGCTTCAAAAGTGACGGCACGCCGTACGGCCGCCGCAATTTCAAATGGACCGATGCCAACGTTCCCCCACCAGAACTGGAATGGTTGCAGACCGACTTAAAGCAGACCACTCATCCCACGATTATCTTTGCCCATCAGCCGCTCGATCTAAAAGACACTGATGCACATGCGGTTAAAAATTCATCCGAGGTTCGCAAAGTTCTGGAACAATCGGGTAAGGTCGCAGCCGTCTTTCAGGGGCACAGTCATCGTAACCACTATTCAGAGATCGGCGGCATTCATTACTGCACGATGGTCGCGATGGTCGAAGGGGCGGGCCTGTCAAATAATGGATACAGTACACTGGATCTTCTTGAAGATGGTTCGCTGGTACTGAATGGATTCCGAAAACAGGACGACTATCACTGGAAGAAAAGCTAA
- a CDS encoding arylsulfatase produces MQAATMRYPLEVKSKETLFVLTLSLLALILLSGSTAFSAEKSRDPNIVFIIADDLGYQELGCYGQKWIKTPHIDKIAKEGIRFTQFYSGNAVCAPSRCNLLTGKHPGHAYVRNNGKPQYVQHMKEKEGWEYPGQHPIPDSEITIAEMLKQKNYATGAMGKWGLGHFGTTGDPNLQGFDLFYGFNCQVHAHNHYPKFLWRNHEKEILPGNDRTLYGKTHSQDKFVENGLDFIRQNQDRPFFLYLPFAIPHLAIQAPEESLAEYQGKIPEEKYKHRGYIKHPHPRAGYAAMITHMDKGVGQIMDLLQELKLDDNTIVFFTSDNGPTYDRLGGSDSEFFESAGPWRGFKGSLYEGGIRVPLVVRWPGHIQPGEVTDHLSAFWDVMPTIGAITGTKAPSDIDGISFLPTLLGKPQQQKQHEYLYWEFPAYTGQQAVHMGDWKGVRQNLLRKKNPQMKIELYNLKTDPSEQHDVADQNPEVVARIKSIMKTGRTPSKTFPFPALDQQ; encoded by the coding sequence ATGCAGGCTGCGACAATGCGTTATCCATTAGAAGTGAAATCGAAAGAGACATTATTTGTTTTGACGCTTTCCCTTCTGGCTCTGATCCTCCTCTCCGGAAGCACCGCCTTCTCTGCTGAAAAATCGCGAGATCCCAATATCGTTTTCATCATCGCCGATGACCTGGGTTATCAGGAACTGGGATGTTACGGGCAGAAATGGATTAAAACGCCGCACATTGACAAGATTGCCAAAGAGGGAATTCGCTTCACGCAGTTCTATTCGGGCAACGCGGTCTGTGCTCCCTCCCGCTGCAATTTGCTCACAGGCAAACATCCCGGCCACGCCTACGTGCGCAATAACGGAAAACCTCAATATGTGCAGCACATGAAAGAAAAAGAGGGGTGGGAATATCCCGGTCAGCATCCGATTCCCGATTCGGAAATCACGATTGCTGAAATGTTGAAGCAGAAGAACTATGCCACCGGCGCCATGGGCAAGTGGGGACTCGGACATTTTGGGACAACCGGCGATCCGAATTTACAAGGCTTTGATCTGTTCTACGGCTTCAATTGCCAGGTTCACGCTCACAATCATTATCCCAAGTTTCTCTGGCGGAATCACGAGAAAGAAATTCTGCCGGGCAACGACCGGACCTTATATGGTAAAACGCATTCCCAAGATAAATTTGTAGAGAATGGGCTCGACTTTATTCGCCAGAATCAGGATCGACCGTTCTTTCTGTATCTGCCGTTTGCCATTCCGCATCTGGCGATTCAGGCGCCGGAAGAATCTCTGGCTGAATATCAAGGAAAGATCCCGGAAGAAAAATACAAGCACCGCGGCTACATTAAACACCCACATCCCCGCGCCGGCTATGCTGCCATGATCACGCATATGGATAAGGGCGTCGGCCAGATCATGGATCTCTTGCAGGAACTGAAACTGGACGACAATACGATTGTCTTTTTCACGTCTGACAATGGACCGACTTACGATCGTCTGGGAGGATCGGATTCCGAGTTCTTCGAATCGGCGGGGCCCTGGCGCGGGTTTAAAGGCAGCCTGTATGAAGGTGGTATTCGTGTGCCTCTTGTCGTGCGTTGGCCCGGTCATATTCAGCCGGGAGAAGTCACCGATCATCTGTCCGCTTTCTGGGATGTGATGCCGACGATTGGCGCTATCACAGGAACCAAAGCGCCGTCTGACATTGATGGCATCAGTTTCCTGCCGACGTTGCTTGGCAAACCGCAGCAGCAGAAACAGCATGAATATCTCTACTGGGAATTCCCGGCTTACACGGGCCAGCAGGCGGTTCACATGGGAGACTGGAAAGGGGTTCGACAAAACCTGTTAAGGAAGAAGAACCCGCAAATGAAGATTGAACTTTATAATCTCAAAACTGATCCAAGCGAACAACACGATGTCGCCGATCAGAACCCGGAAGTCGTCGCTCGGATCAAATCGATTATGAAAACGGGCCGAACTCCCTCGAAAACATTCCCGTTCCCTGCTTTGGATCAGCAGTAA